Proteins co-encoded in one Rhopalosiphum maidis isolate BTI-1 chromosome 2, ASM367621v3, whole genome shotgun sequence genomic window:
- the LOC113554679 gene encoding histone-lysine N-methyltransferase ASH1L produces MILTNNTTTMNSSGQSNESVSKVCGDLLSSSAWSAVIHQPAHDSDLEDLPSTVDMDAIKDPIQTSHNTITNQVVDFSESESESETESEKEKYCTKKFGYSSVDDDNIDDSSDTSFSSYLPWSKRKGLDKQKRIKDSVESHSHSSSSSSDESSSSSKSAHFVKQPIYDGTSSDGSKKKEFWQEEPKKTFSSSSELDKLETLEPEHLQVINQEDLAEILSDVQNQSFSTGFDDVQPKNLSDSSDSSEIEIKDCVVNDAIIRLNNSSEDENKKPGYSSKLLKDFVEKTENVVQKPNCKTNSRSLENKAVIKQKENVIKRGRGRPKGAIVTKSDKKNTNTQNVLPKLSANFKRGPGRPKKMPPLLEPNSPTTKSLDYDPPKQIKVHKKKKKSKKKKKKRKKALNPKFIAEMDNLVTLFIQCLNISKIAETIRGKSSSLKSKQRDRSGKKRKIDKTSYSDNDIDKKRKKGSPDTSRDSETTNDQRLPLKKRHYHITSSTGAGVTYVEDVSRDENSGSESDKQIKTVKVKSEVKKKSGLRSNSAIPEVKAKDSEKKDEPKPRKPPAGVFVPTVEMPSLQLKKKVDENNVKKVKLIKPEKENPLGKLKKRKKCINRTGFPVKKKKKKRIDLMVSDDISIKHKSIDPRPKSERIEITPERRSIRAVVLNRLKDKKKDEKEDSDASTVSLPKKTKTDTIEVKSQKKKPDKKHSIQSWNYRKLKTNVYYDFKPICTYEAQACNCVVPTEGKGCTDDCINRMIFAECSPELCPCKEKCSNQRLQTQQWAPGLVKFMTEEKGWGIKTTEEVKSGELLLEYVGEVVSEQTFKDRMTSIYKNDVHHYCLKLDGGSVIDGHRMGGEARFVNHSCEPNCEMQKWSVNGLFRMALFALRKIQKDEELCYDYNFSLFNPDEGQLCKCKSQKCRGVIGGKTQRITIRSPSVAKHLPTNRNRSRKAAPNTNTSPKKSLSIVSIQQKLVSNAPIVISREDKELIFLHKICLYRNLMKIEKIRKKRRGKDNKPKQPEVFRAQMNALTNSCSVRTRRLATAQNDPEMEKKAKLATIFKQLFDIICNAKEETGEILATPFITLPSKRRVPNYYQKVSEPIDLTTIANNIEVGVYDTVIGFDSDILKLLTNNVKYYGRTSDLGVISTRLRKIYNLAKIEFVPKIESILEKPIPEAFIAEKNNPGGDQDDVVRCICGLHEEEGLMIQCERCLVWQHCDCIKADPGKVEYYLCERCDRREVDYEIQLPTPPSYAEPSEVHYLTLIREDLQIRVNDTVYVLRDITNPESGKSHSYKTIKNFKYSDCDIFRVERLWKNENGERFSFGHHYLRPHETYHEPTRKFYPNEVVRVPIYEKISLDLIMGRCWVLDPSTYSKGYPIGSEHKHLYICEYRVDKCARMFAKMNKSKNPPICTKSYAFEKYDKKLKLARTFAPHGLMVKVTNSSTTPRPRHTETIQTSKKLSKAQFSIKKQRLDTLLTKLLSNLPDEEKIDITYLLEPGRRHRKKPSFLEL; encoded by the coding sequence atgattttaacaaacaatacAACTACAATGAATAGTTCCGGGCAAAGTAACGAATCTGTTAGTAAAGTCTGTGGTGATCTTCTAAGCAGTTCTGCGTGGAGTGCTGTTATTCATCAACCAGCACATGATTCTGATTTAGAAGACTTGCCTTCCACAGTTGACATGGATGCTATTAAAGATCCTATTCAAACATCtcataatactataactaACCAAGTGGTTGATTTCTCTGAATCGGAATCAGAATCTGAAACTGAAtctgaaaaagaaaaatattgcaCTAAAAAATTTGGTTACTCTTCTGTTGATGATGATAACATTGACGATTCATCAGATACTTCATTTTCGTCATATCTACCTTGGTCAAAGAGAAAAGGATTAGACaaacaaaaaagaataaaagatTCAGTAGAATCACATTCACATTCAAGTTCAAGTTCTAGTGATGAATCTAGCTCTTCTTCTAAATCAGCACATTTTGTGAAGCAACCAATTTATGACGGTACTTCTAGTGAcggatcaaaaaaaaaagaattttggCAAGAAGAaccaaaaaaaacattttcttcaAGTTCAGAACTGGACAAACTTGAAACCTTAGAACCTGAACATTTACAAGTCATTAATCAAGAAGATTTAGCTGAAATTTTATCTGATGTTCAAAATCAAAGTTTTTCAACTGGATTTGATGATGTTCAACCAAAAAATTTAAGTGATAGTAGTGACTCAAGTGAAATAGAAATCAAAGATTGTGTTGTGAATGATGCaattatacgtttaaataattcttctgaagatgaaaataaaaaaccaggTTATTCATCAAAATTGCTAAAAGACTTTGTGGAGAAAACAGAAAATGTGGTACAGAAACCTAATTGCAAAACTAATTCACGTTCGTTAGAAAACAAAGCAGTTATCAAACAAaaggaaaatgttattaaaagagGCAGAGGAAGACCAAAAGGGGCAATTGTGACaaaaagtgataaaaaaaatacaaacacacaAAATGTTTTGCCCAAATTGTCAGCCAATTTTAAGCGTGGACCTGGTCGTCCAAAGAAAATGCCTCCACTTTTAGAACCAAACAGTCCAACTACAAAGAGTTTAGATTATGATCCTCctaaacaaattaaagttcataaaaagaagaaaaagagtaaaaaaaagaaaaaaaagcgtAAGAAAGCATTAAATCCTAAATTTATTGCTGAAATGGATAATCTGGTTACTTTGTTTATTCagtgtttaaatatatctaaaattgcAGAGACTATTAGAGGTAAATCTAGCTCATTGAAATCAAAACAAAGAGACAGATCtggtaaaaaaagaaaaattgataaaacaaGTTACAGTGATaatgatattgataaaaaaagaaaaaagggaTCTCCAGATACTTCAAGAGATTCTGAAACTACTAACGATCAACGACTACCACTTAAAAAGCGACATTATCATATAACATCATCAACTGGTGCTGGTGTTACATATGTTGAAGATGTGTCTAGGGATGAAAATTCTGGAAGTGAATctgataaacaaattaaaacagttaaaGTAAAATCTGAAGTGAAGAAAAAGTCAGGTTTACGAAGTAATTCTGCAATACCAGAAGTTAAGGCAAAAGATAGTGAAAAAAAAGATGAACCTAAGCCAAGAAAACCTCCGGCTGGAGTATTTGTACCAACTGTTGAAATGCCAAGCTTACAACTAAAAAAGAAAGttgatgaaaataatgtaaaaaaagtgaaattaattaaacccgAAAAAGAAAATCCATTAGGAAAgttaaagaaaagaaaaaaatgtataaaccgAACTGGATttcctgtaaaaaaaaagaagaagaaacGTATAGACCTTATGGTATCTGACGATATatctattaaacataaaagtatTGATCCACGGCCCAAAAGTGAACGAATTGAAATTACTCCAGAAAGGAGAAGTATCCGTGCTGTTGTTCTTAATAggttaaaagataaaaagaaAGATGAAAAAGAGGATAGTGATGCATCTACTGTAAGTTTACCTAAGAAAACTAAAACGGACACTATTGAAGTAAAATCTCAGAAAAAGAAGCCCGATAAAAAGCATTCAATACAGTCTTGGaactatagaaaattaaagacaaatgtttattatgattttaaaccaATTTGTACTTATGAAGCACAAGCATGTAATTGTGTAGTACCAACTGAAGGTAAAGGTTGTACAGATGATTGTATAAATAGAATGATATTTGCTGAATGTTCGCCTGAACTTTGTCCgtgtaaagaaaaatgttcTAATCAACGACTACAAACGCAACAATGGGCTCCTGGCTTAGTTAAATTCATGACTGAAGAAAAAGGTTGGGGAATCAAAACTACTGAAGAGGTAAAAAGTggtgaattattattagagtaTGTCGGTGAAGTAGTAAGTGAACAAACATTTAAAGATCGAATGacatctatttataaaaatgatgtgCACCATTATTGCTTAAAACTAGATGGAGGATCAGTTATCGATGGCCATAGAATGGGTGGTGAAGCCAGATTTGTAAATCATTCTTGTGAACCTAATTGTGAAATGCAGAAATGGAGTGTGAATGGATTATTTAGAATGGCATTGTTTGCTCTtcgtaaaatacaaaaagacGAAGAACTATGCTATgattacaatttttctttatttaatccAGATGAAGGTCAATTATGCAAATGTAAGTCTCAAAAATGTAGAGGTGTTATTGGAGGAAAAACTCAAAGAATTACTATAAGATCTCCCAGTGTTGCAAAACATTTACCAACTAATAGAAATCGTTCAAGAAAAGCGGCTCCTAATACTAATACTTCaccaaaaaaatctttatctATTGTTAgtatacaacaaaaattagtatcaaatGCACCTATTGTAATCAGTAGAGAGGATAAAGAACTAATAtttctacataaaatatgtttatatagaaACCTtatgaaaatagaaaaaataaggaaaaaaCGAAGAGGTAAAGATAATAAACCAAAACAACCTGAAGTATTTAGAGCGCAAATGAATGCCCTAACTAATAGCTGTTCAGTACGAACTAGAAGACTAGCAACTGCTCAAAATGATCCTGAAATGGAAAAAAAGGCTAAGTTAGccacaatatttaaacaactttttgacataatatgtaatgctAAAGAAGAAACTGGTGAAATACTAGCTACACCATTTATAACATTACCATCTAAACGTAGAGTtccaaattattatcaaaaagtaTCGGAACCTATTGATTTGACAACTATTGctaataatattgaagtaGGTGTTTATGATACTGTAATTGGATTTGATtcggatattttaaaattacttacaaaTAATGTGAAGTATTATGGGCGAACTTCAGATTTAGGTGTAATATCCACTCGTTTACGTAAGATTTATAATCTAGCTAAAATAGAATTTGTACCAAAAATTGAAAGCATTTTAGAAAAACCTATTCCAGAAGCTTTTATAGCTGAGAAAAATAATCCTGGTGGTGATCAAGATGATGTAGTGCGATGTATTTGTGGTTTACACGAAGAAGAAGGTTTGATGATTCAATGTGAACGTTGTTTGGTATGGCAACACTGTGATTGTATTAAAGCTGATCCTGGAAAAGTAGAATATTACTTATGTGAACGTTGTGATCGCCGAGAAGTAGACTATGAAATACAACTACCAACACCACCAAGCTATGCTGAACCTTCAGAAgttcattatttaacattaattagaGAAGATTTACAAATTCGAGTAAATGATACTGTTTATGTACTTAGAGATATTACAAATCCTGAAAGTGGTAAATCACAttcttataaaactataaaaaattttaaatattcagatTGTGATATATTTAGAGTAGAGCGATTgtggaaaaatgaaaatggtgAGCGTTTTTCTTTTGGACATCACTATCTTCGACCACATGAAACATACCATGAACCGACTCGGAAATTTTACCCTAATGAAGTTGTCAGAGTCCCTATCTACGAAAAAATTTCATTAGATCTTATTATGGGTAGATGTTGGGTTCTTGATCCTTCTACATATAGCAAAGGTTACCCAATTGGCTCTGAACATAAACATCTATATATATGTGAGTACAGAGTAGATAAATGTGCACGAATGTTtgctaaaatgaataaatcaaaaaatcctCCAATTTGTACCAAGAGTTATGCTTTTGAAAAGTacgataaaaaactaaaattagcaAGAACATTTGCACCTCATGGACTTATGGTAAAAGTGACCAATAGTTCTACGACCCCTCGACCTCGACATACAGAAACTATTCAAACTTCCAAAAAGTTATCCAAAGCTcaattttcaatcaaaaaaCAAAGATTGGATAcacttttaacaaaattgcTATCAAATTTACCAGATgaagaaaaaattgatattacatatttacttgAACCTGGTAGACGACATAGAAAAAaaccttcatttttagaattataa
- the LOC113551096 gene encoding endoplasmic reticulum metallopeptidase 1-like, with protein sequence MELRHRGNRSDNNQQMETFQIDQKSSDTKDEATRNQKCLSAVPTLLVSVTVLIILNVFVYYMDNKLPHPIQTNSTNNDFVAERAMSTLIKLANLGPRPVDPKQGINDAILLNCHYDTVPAGPGVSDNGVNCAVMVELLRILSKTPHLRRPIIFLFNGGEEIMLQASHGFVTQHPWSKNAKYIINLDSCGAGGREILFQTTKSDSYLVDLYARTVPHPYGQVIGEELFQSGVIPSDTDFRIFRDFGNMSGLDLAHYKNGYVYHTKHDDLNQIGPSVLQNTGENLFALAKAMSTHNATNSTKSKYVFFDVFGVYMIHDGRHEPPRVQLAPVDGHRESGLHDRGGRAVVSAGGVRDGPARVFDELVQQPDKPAGVLRHRDVVHTDRGGLLPENPVQDRYRMDRDDAQRRATFLDGAAVRRHHGRSAVQLPVRRHGAVSCGRQLRVGHTERRPGASRLDSGIRRVAGRAHRVRPVPDANVRVAVRADRRTPRPNVNPDYVVGALMAMSAYATVGHLAPAVALVGRPRPALAGLGAAILVMAVTIVAVRPVGFPYSSAVAEQRFDLIHTRRAFYDFGGGVRYNDSGYLIVNWDRQGPRTVADYVPDATRTDCASELMCGVPVTGSLAPHTGWLPGGPPPALQRSTATTRAVVLERDERRRRIAFNVTGPERVTVYVSPYPGTRLKSWSFAGEPEAATSWMGNDVYVIKHSSGAGPAAGGPQSVWSFWLEHECDRGFGETSLNVTVAYSWVIHKDLVLGDEFRSFVDSFPQWSHVNIAVASVEAFVY encoded by the exons ATGGAGCTGCGTCATCGAGGTAATAGGTCCGACAACAATCAACAAATGGAAACATTCCAAATCGATCAAAAATCCAGTGATACTAAAGATGAAGCTACcagaaatcaaaaatgtctATCAGCTGTACCGACTCTCTTAGTATCAGTAActgtattgataattttaaatgtgtttgtgtattatatggACAACAAATTACCACACCCTATCCAAACAAATTCAACCAATAATGATTTTGTTGCTGAGCGTGCAATGTCCACATTAATCAAACTAGCTAATTTAGGTCCAAGACCTGTCG atcCTAAACAAGGTATAAATGATGCCATTTTGTTAAATTGTCATTATGATACAGTTCCTGCAGGGCCTGGTGTAAGTGACAATGGTGTGAACTGTGCTGTAATGGTAGAACTTTTAcgaattttatcgaaaaccCCACATCTGAGGAgaccaataatttttttatttaacggtGGCGAAGAAATAATGCTCCAAGCTTCCCACGGTTTCGTCACTCAACACCCGTGGTCTAAAAAcgcaaaatacataataaatctcGACAGCTGTGGAGCAGGTGGCCgagaaatattgtttcaaacCACAAAGTCGGATTCGTATTTAGTAGATTTATACGCTCGCACCGTTCCCCATCCATACGGGCAAGTAATTGGCGAAGAACTATTTCAATCGGGTGTAATACCGTCGGACACAGATTTTAGGATATTCAGAGATTTCGGGAACATGTCTGGTCTTGATCTGGCGCATTACAAAAACGGGTATGTTTATCACACGAAACACGACGACTTGAATCAAATCGGTCCGTCCGTGCTACAGAACACGGGCGAAAACTTGTTCGCGCTCGCCAAAGCCATGTCAACGCACAACGCGACAAACAGCACCAAATCCAAGTACGTGTTCTTCGACGTGTTCGGCGTGTACATG ATTCACGACGGTCGGCATGAACCGCCGCGAGTACAGCTTGCACCTGTTGACGGCCATCGTGAGTCCGGGTTGCACGATCGTGGCGGCCGTGCTGTCGTGTCTGCTGGTGGCGTTCGCGATGGACCGGCTCGGGTGTTCGATGAGCTGGTACAGCAACCGGACAAACCTGCTGGTGTACTTCGGCACCGCGACGTGGTCCATACTGACCGTGGCGGCTTACTACCCGAAAACCCGGTCCAGGACCGATACCGAATGGACCGTGACGATGCTCAACGGCGTGCAACTTTTCTGGACGGCGCTGCTGTTCGTCGCCACCATGGCCGGTCTGCGGTCCAGCTACCTGTTCGCCGTCATGGTGCTGTGTCCTGCGGCCGCCAGCTGCGCGTTGGGCATACTGAACGCCGGCCGGGCGCCAGCCGTCTGGATAGCGGTATACGCCGCGTCGCTGGTCGTGCCCATCGCGTTCGTCCTGTACCTGACGCAAATGTTCGCGTCGCTGTTCGTGCCGATCGCCGGACGCCTCGGCCCAACGTCAACCCCGACTACGTGGTCGGCGCGCTGATGGCCATGTCCGCGTACGCCACGGTCGGCCACCTGGCGCCGGCCGTTGCGCTGGTGGGCAGGCCGCGTCCCGCGCTGGCCGGTCTGGGGGCCGCGATACTGGTGATGGCCGTGACCATCGTCGCCGTCCGGCCGGTCGGGTTCCCGTACTCGAGCGCCGTGGCCGAGCAGCGCTTCGACCTGATACACACGCGACGCGCGTTCTACGACTTCGGCGGCGGCGTCCGGTACAACGATTCGGGTTATCTGATCGTCAACTGGGACCGGCAGGGCCCGCGGACGGTCGCGGATTACGTGCCGGACGCGACTCGCACCGACTGTGCCAGCGAACTGATGTGCGGCGTACCCGTGACCGGCTCGCTGGCGCCACACACCGGCTGGCTGCCGGGCGGTCCGCCGCCGGCGTTGCAGCGGTCCACGGCCACGACTCGAGCGGTCGTACTCGAACGCGACGAGCGACGACGACGGATCGCGTTCAACGTGACCGGCCCCGAGAGGGTGACTGTGTACGTCAGCCCGTATCCCGGTACGCGGTTGAAGTCGTGGAGTTTCGCGGGAGAACCGGAAGCGGCCACCAGTTGGATGGGCAACGACGTGTACGTGATAAAGCACTCGTCGGGAGCGGGTCCTGCGGCGGGTGGCCCGCAGAGTGTGTGGAGCTTTTGGTTGGAACACGAATGCGATCGCGGTTTCGGCGAAACGTCCCTCAACGTCACCGTGGCGTACAGTTGGGTGATACACAAGGACTTGGTGTTGGGCGACGAATTCCGGTCGTTCGTCGACTCGTTTCCGCAATGGTCGCACGTCAATATTGCGGTTGCCAGTGTAGAAGCCTTTGTCTACTAA
- the LOC113554680 gene encoding charged multivesicular body protein 1b, with the protein MAAMENHLFNLKFAVKELERNSKKCEKEEKAEKLKTKKAIQKGNMEVARIHAENAIRQKSQSLNYLRMSARVDAVASRVQGALTTRKVTQSMGGVVKAMDAAMKSMNLEKISSLMDKFENQFEDLDVQSSYMDNTMSQSTTTAVPQGDVENLLQQVADEAGLELKLELPTNPQSISSLSSTTTEQDELTQRLARLRQAE; encoded by the exons ATGGCAGCTATGGAAA atcatttatttaatttgaagttTGCAGTTAAAGAATTAGAAAGAAATTCTAAGAAATGTGAAAAGGAAGAAAAggctgaaaaattaaaaacaaagaaaGCTATACAAAAGGGTAATATGGag gttgCTCGCATACATGCTGAAAATGCTATAAGACAGAAAAGTCAAtcacttaattatttacgtatGAGTGCTAGAGTAGATGCAGTTGCTTCAAGAGTTCAAGGTGCTCTTACCACCAGAAAG gtaacCCAGAGTATGGGAGGTGTTGTAAAAGCAATGGATGCAGCAATGAAGTCTATGAATCTGGAAAAAATTTCTTCATTAAtggataaatttgaaaatcaatttgaaGATTTAGATGTACAAAGTTCTTATATGGATAATACCATGTCTCAAAGTACTACTACTGCTGTGCCTCAAGGGGATGTTGAAAATTTGTTGCAGCAAGTTGCTGATGAAGCTgg attggaACTAAAATTAGAACTTCCTACCAATCCTCAAAGTATTAGTTCGCTATCTTCTACTACAACAGAACAAGACGAGCTTACACAACGTTTAGCCCGTCTCAGACAAGCTGAATAA
- the LOC113551969 gene encoding H(+)/Cl(-) exchange transporter 7-like: MYQSIDFKGYGLSNESEENVPVGSLNHLSTKYESLDYEVIENELYREEEQKKGYRYVVQKDFSRWMTFFWIGVTIAFIGIIIFISIEIGTNFKFTMIKKYFDECTQKDCIVKPYLVALVLNLIPSLIGSCLIVYVEPMAKGSGIPAVKCFLNGIKVPRLIRLKTLAVKVIGVITVALGGLWGGKEGPMIHAGSIVAAGISQGKSTTFNKDLGALNFFREDHEKRDFVSGGAAAGIAAAFGAPVGGLLFSLEEGASFWNQALTWRIFFGSMISMFTLHSVLSAYHGHPGDLTYKGLLNFGKFDDLSYHILDIPIFVLMGIFGGLTGALFCYLNLQLFKFRKRYVNKNWKKLLEVLIVCSTTVTISFLLILFTSDCKKLGLDPTDHPIQFGCNDGEFNAMAALWFQLLEGTVRSLFHDTPDVFNTTTVVYFGIFAYFITLWTYGVHFSGGVLIPGLCTGAAWGRLVGRAVFHFFPNTNIGIYSLIGAASQLGGITRMTISLTIILVEATGSITFGLPLMICLMTAKWVGDFFSESIYDTQIDLSGMPLLAWDPPPLSSNIYADNLMTHPVITFKTKESVGNIVKTLKKYSHNGFPVIEYVQNYELDEGKTKCYLRGLILRSQLIVLLENKVFDGPLTNYWDSVTIETFREDYPRYSSIEDIELLQNDLKLTIDLSRFMNPSPYIVQHTMSLPRIFKLFRAMGLRHIVVVNDSNEVAGIVTRKDLARYKVIRHMGKINVIEQKCSSKME, encoded by the exons atgtatcagTCAATAGATTTTAAAGGGTATGGTTTATCGAATGAAAGTGAAGAAAATGTACCTGTTGGATCCTTGAATCATCTATCAACAAAATACGag agctTAGATTATGAAGTCATTGAAAATGAGTTATACCGCGAAGAGGAACAGAAAAAAGGTTATAGATATGTTGTACAAAAAGATTTTTCTAGATGgatgacatttttttggattgggGTAACAATTGCCTTTattggaataataatttttatttccattgAAATTGGGACAAATTTTAAGTTCACCATgatcaaaaaat ATTTTGATGAGTGTACACAAAAGGATTGTATTGTTAAACCTTATTTGGTGGCCCTTGTGTTAAACTTAATTCCATCATTAATTGGGTCATGCCTTATAGTTTATGTTGAa CCTATGGCTAAAGGTTCCGGTATCCCAGCtgtgaaatgttttttaaatggaatCAAAGTACCTAGATTGATTAGACTGAAGACATTGGCTGTTAAAGTAATAGGTGTTATTACTGTTGCACTTGGTGGTTTGTGGGGTGGTAAA gaaggACCTATGATTCATGCAGGATCTATAGTAGCTGCAGGAATTTCTCAAGGAAAGAGTACAACTTTCAATAAAGATTTAGGtgcattgaatttttttagagAAGATCATGAAAAAAGAGACTTTGTATCTGGAGGTGCTGCGGCAGGTATAGCTGCCGCTTTTGGTGCTCCAGTAG GTGGTTTGCTATTCAGTTTAGAAGAAGGTGCTAGTTTCTGGAACCAAGCACTTACATGGCGAATATTTTTTGGATCTATGATTTCAATGTTCACATTACACTCTGTTTTAAGTGCTTATCATGGGCATCCAG gtGACCTTACATACAAAGGTTTGTtaaattttggaaaatttGATGATTTATCTTATCATATACTTGACATTCCAATATTTGTACTTATGGGTATATTTGGTGGCTTGACTGGAgcattgttttgttatttaaatcttcaattatttaaattcaggaAGAG atatgttaataaaaactgGAAAAAACTTTTAGAAGTCTTAATTGTGTGCTCGACTACAGTGACAATTAGTTTTTTACTCATTCTGTTTACTAgtgattgtaaaaaattaggACTTGATCCAACAGATCACCCTAttcag TTTGGATGCAATGATGGTGAATTTAATGCTATGGCTGCTTTATGGTTTCAGCTTTTAGAGGGAACAGTACGATCATTGTTTCATGATACTCctg atgtttttaatacaactaCAGTAGtttattttggtatatttGCTTATTTCATAACTTTGTGGACTTACGGAGTGCATTTTAGTGGTGGTGTATTAATACCGGGACTGTGTACTGGAGCAGCATGGGGACGGCTTGTTGGACGAgcagtatttcatttttttccaaataca aatataggtatatattcgTTAATTGGAGCTGCATCACAATTGGGTGGAATTACAAGAATGACTATTAGTTTGACAATTATTCTAGTAGAAGCTACCGGAAGCATAACATTTGGTTTACCACTTATGATTTGTTTAATGACAGCCAAGTGGGttggtgattttttttctgaa agtATTTATGACACACAAATTGATTTAAGTGGTATGCCATTATTAGCTTGGGACCCACCACCATTATCTTCTAACATTTATGCTGACAATTTAATGACACATCcagttattacatttaagacTAAAGAATCAGTTGGAAACattgtaaaaacattaaaaaaatattctcataATGGTTTTCCAGTAATTGAATACgtacaaaattatgaatta gatGAAGGAAAAACTAAATGTTATCTGCGTGGTTTAATATTACGATCACAACTGATTGTACTTTTGGAAAACAAAGTATTCGATGGGCCACTTACTAATTATTGGGACTCTGTTACAATAGAAACTTTTAGAGAAGACTATCCTAGATATTCAAGTATTGaa gatATTGAACTACTGCAAAATGAccttaaattaacaatagatTTATCGCGATTCATGAATCCATCACCATATATTGTTCAACAC ACTATGTCATTGccacgtatttttaaattattcagagCTATGGGACTTCGGCATATAGTTGTTGTGAACGATTCAAATGAA GTTGCTGGGATTGTGACGCGTAAAGATTTAGCTCGGTATAAAGTAATTAGACACATGGGTAAAATCAATGTAATAGAACAAAAGTGTTCAAGCAAAATggaatag